CGGATCTGACTTCCGTTCCACGAATTCCATCTCGGCCACGCCTGGTCCCTGCCCGCGCACATTCCCGCTGAACGCATCGGCCAGCAGATCCTGCCCCGCACCGTAGAGATGCAGGTCCTTGGCCACCGCCGTTCCTGCCTCAAACGTATCCCACGCGAGCCGGTGAATCGGCTCGTGGTCCACGCCATGGCGATGCGTCATGATCAGCTGCAAATCATCCCCGCAAGCCGACACATGATAATCGACCAGCAACCCGCTCTTCTTGGCTGCGGCCAGCTTCTCATTCGCGCAATCCATCAAGGCCGGATGCATCGCCGAATGGCCGACAAACCCGCCGATGTCCGCCTTGATCACACTCAACGTGATCGTGTTGCTGCTCTTTGTGCTCTGTTCCGCTGCCATGTTGCACCCCTGGGTAAAGGAGGATTGGAGGCGATCTCCCTGCTATAGAGACTCAATCCCTGGGAGGTCTTCCTAATGGGGTGAGCAAAGGCAATGCCCGGACACGAATGGAGGCGGCAGGTCGAATGAATTGGATTTACACCATGCACAGCCGCCGCAGGGGCCCAGCCCGTGGAGAGGCGCTACAGTGGCAGGCCATCATCTGTAGCAGAAGGCAGCACAGTGTCAGGCACGACCGGGAGGCTGTTCTTCAAACAGGAGAAGTCAGTGTGGCACGCAAATCCCCTCCCGGTGGGTGACTCGGACCAGTTCCCACACTGCGATGCCGCTCATCGCACCTGCTCAAGTGCTCCCTTCTCGCCGACCTGCAGCAGAACCAGCCGTCGATTCAGCACACCTTTCGCATTGAAGGAGGCAGGACCCAGTAGCGTCGGAAGCGCATCGGCCTGCTCTAAGTAGGCACGCAGCCGCTTGCCAGATGTGCCCCCTGCACGGATTCCAGCCAGAAGCAGCTCGGTGGCTTCATAGGCCTGGGCGGCGAAGGGAGTCGGTTCGGCATGGTAGCGGAGCCGATAGGCCTCGACAAATGCTCGAACGGCAGGCGCTTTGCTCTCTGCAAAAAAACTGTCGACGAAGATGCCCCCCAAGAGTGACCTCTCGGGAAAGTTCGCCACATCCGAGCTGTGCCAAGCACTGCTGCCAAGCAGACGCACTTTCACATCCTGAAAGCGCAATTGGGCGGCAATCAGTGCAGCCTGACGAAAGGCTCCAGGCAAGTAGATGGCATCAAGTCCCCGACGCGATGGAGCGCCATGCTTCTTTTGAGCTGCGCTGGCCCCGGATGGTCTTCTTTCGTGAGTCGGACTATCTTCTTGTAGACGCCTCCGAACCGCAACTTTCAGGCGCGTGACCTGCGAGGTAAAATCTTGTTCCTCCTCCTGGTAAGACTCCACGTCGACAACCTCCCCGCCCCGTCGACGCACCTCTTCCGCGAATGATTGCGCGAGTTGTCGCCCATAGCCGGTTTCAGGATGGATGACCGCGAACCGCCGATAGCCCAAGCGGCCCATCGCGTAGGCCGCGATCCCTTCCGCTTGCAATGGGTAGGTCAACGCGGTGCTGAATGCGTAAGGACTGAGCTGCCGCACATCAGATCGTGTGGCTGCAGGGGTGATGAGCGGCAGGTGGGCGCCCTCAACGAGCCTCGCGGCTTCTTCCAACTGCTGAGATGCGAGGGGACCGATCACCCCCGACAGCCGCGATTCATCCAGCAAGGCGTTGAGAGGTTGTTGCACAGCCCTATCACTTCTCGTGTCTCGCACAACCAGCCTGACCACCGTTCCACCCTCGCGGTTCCAACGGTCTACAGCAAGCTCAATCCCACGGAAACATTCCTGGCCGTAGACCGCCATGGGACCAGTGAGGGGCAGCAGTGCGCCGATCCTATACGAGGGGACGACGTCGGGTTGGGCGGGGCGAGAAAGCAATGGGGGCGAGACCGGTGGACCTGGCTTCTGATTCGAAGGAGCCTGACAGGCGGCGGCAACGAAGAGGAGGATCAGGACGTGGTAGAGGCGGGCAGCCATGGAAAGCCAGTGAAGGCACACCACTTCGTCGGTCTTGGCATCATTACAATCTCTTGAACGAGAGCCTGGTTGATCAGCGCATGAGCCATACATCGAACGCTGTCCTGAGTGTGAGAGCTACTCACGGTAACGTTACCGCGCTTGGAGCAGGGCTTGCTGCCGGAATCCGGGGGCGTTGGTGTTGAAAAGCGGTGTGCCGGGTTGGCGCATGGCCAGTTCGATCGCTGCGGCGATACGGTGACGCTGCCTACCTGTTCGTAACACTTCATGAAGCGAATCGACCGTGATCGGCTTGCCCAAGAGGTAACGGGTTCCATTGGTGAACGGAAGCCGGTGAGTGACCCACCATTGTTCAATCAACTGAGGATTGGGCCAAGGCAAATCTTCGTCGGGATCGAGTTCGATGTTCTCGTCTTCCGGATTTTCCGTCGGGCCTGCTTCGAAGTCCTCTGGCCTGTTGGTGTCCAGATCGTCATGGGCTAGGTCGATACCGGTAATCATTGTGAAGGATTCTCCGGCCACGCGAGCCAAGACGGGATCAGACATTTGCTGAATCAACCAAGGAATGTTCGCTGGATCACCGGTCACACCGGCTGCTTGCACCACTAGACGAAGCATCTCAGGACTGCTCGCCAAGCTCCTAAGCCACGCTTGCGCCTGGTCTATCGACATGCGTCTCAGCGCCATCGCACAAGCCTGCTCGCGTTTGAAATGTCCACTTTCAGCCAGCCGCTGAAGTACGGGAATGGCTGCTGGTTCTCTCAACAAGGCTCCAGACCAGGCGGCCCAGTACCGACAGGCCAGATCTTCCGCGGTTAGCTCAGCCTTGATGGCAGGAATAAGGCTGGTCTTCCCAAGTTCGCCTGCTGCTTTCAGTGCCCGAGTCTTCAAGATAAGATCAGTCGAAGAGAGCGCATCCTTCAGCGCTGGACCAGGATCCTGTCGATGCGCAGCATAGGCAGCGAGACCAACCATTTGCTGAAGAGGCAATTCAGCACTGAGTAATCGCTGGGCCTGTGAAGCAACTTGGTCGAACGGGATCCAGCCCAGTGCCGAAATGAGTCCCGCGCTCAACTCCGGCTTCTGTTGCACAACATCACACACCGCCTGAATACGCGACTCGATTCCCGATTCACACGTCATCACCGAAGCAGCAAAGACCTCCCCGTTTTCTTCAGTCCCCAGCGCCGTTTTGCACAGTTCCCAGCCCGATTCCCCTGCCACACGCAAGCCATCCAGATGCGCCTCGACACGCTCATCCAGTTTGGCCAGATCTTTCAACGCATAGTGCGGTGCGCGGACGGCGTTCGTCCGAAGAAGCCACAGAAAAGCGGCTTCTTCGGCGTGCTGCTGAATGATGTTGTCAATGATGTGTTTCATCGGGAAATGCCACCGGTTGCAACCTTATTGTTTGAAGCGCTATCGGTTCTATTCGGAAGATTGCGACGCAGGATCTGGCCACGGTCACATTCCCACTTTTGCTCATGTACTACAGAGCAACCTCATCGGGAGTATAGAATGCTAGGTCTGTAAATCCTCGACCTAAAAGGAAATCTCTTAGTTTTGGATGGACCAAGATAGCATTGGTTGATTCCGCCAGTCGGAAGATGAGTGCCCCATGGGTTGTGGTCTCATCCAAGACGAGACGGTCGAAGTCAACGTCGATTAAAGGCGGGGAACCAGGATGGACAATAGCGTCAGATCTCAGCATGTCGGCCGCTGCAATGAGGCCAATAATGTTTACTGCCTTGTAGTTTGTGTGAACATGGTCGTTGTCTGGGTCTCTGATGACAACGTCATATAGATCCAGGTTCTCCACTCCGCACTCTCTCATTGCCTCA
Above is a genomic segment from Nitrospira defluvii containing:
- a CDS encoding TIGR02270 family protein, producing MKHIIDNIIQQHAEEAAFLWLLRTNAVRAPHYALKDLAKLDERVEAHLDGLRVAGESGWELCKTALGTEENGEVFAASVMTCESGIESRIQAVCDVVQQKPELSAGLISALGWIPFDQVASQAQRLLSAELPLQQMVGLAAYAAHRQDPGPALKDALSSTDLILKTRALKAAGELGKTSLIPAIKAELTAEDLACRYWAAWSGALLREPAAIPVLQRLAESGHFKREQACAMALRRMSIDQAQAWLRSLASSPEMLRLVVQAAGVTGDPANIPWLIQQMSDPVLARVAGESFTMITGIDLAHDDLDTNRPEDFEAGPTENPEDENIELDPDEDLPWPNPQLIEQWWVTHRLPFTNGTRYLLGKPITVDSLHEVLRTGRQRHRIAAAIELAMRQPGTPLFNTNAPGFRQQALLQAR
- a CDS encoding ABC transporter substrate-binding protein, which translates into the protein MAARLYHVLILLFVAAACQAPSNQKPGPPVSPPLLSRPAQPDVVPSYRIGALLPLTGPMAVYGQECFRGIELAVDRWNREGGTVVRLVVRDTRSDRAVQQPLNALLDESRLSGVIGPLASQQLEEAARLVEGAHLPLITPAATRSDVRQLSPYAFSTALTYPLQAEGIAAYAMGRLGYRRFAVIHPETGYGRQLAQSFAEEVRRRGGEVVDVESYQEEEQDFTSQVTRLKVAVRRRLQEDSPTHERRPSGASAAQKKHGAPSRRGLDAIYLPGAFRQAALIAAQLRFQDVKVRLLGSSAWHSSDVANFPERSLLGGIFVDSFFAESKAPAVRAFVEAYRLRYHAEPTPFAAQAYEATELLLAGIRAGGTSGKRLRAYLEQADALPTLLGPASFNAKGVLNRRLVLLQVGEKGALEQVR